One region of Ostrinia nubilalis chromosome 14, ilOstNubi1.1, whole genome shotgun sequence genomic DNA includes:
- the LOC135077860 gene encoding probable methyltransferase-like protein 25 yields MSEHLRGYNLGRNARMLAAQSIDRVVHQQQLPSKSLLHRALLQVVVKKLLPDFPLSEGKLKRLSRCEDFQEYFRQADATLNLNLADKLPDTYLTDICKDIDCRQKKIVMFYLLRLCLAQVIESVILLDRLLFLCENGFQDVYLVKLFDPVLSPRCHSIVAVR; encoded by the exons ATGTCGGAGCATTTGAGAG GCTACAACCTGGGTCGGAATGCCCGCATGCTGGCCGCACAGTCCATCGACCGAGTTGTGCATCAACAGCAGCTGCCTTCCAAAAGTCTACTGCACAGAGCCTTGCTGCAG GTGGTTGTTAAAAAGCTATTACCAGATTTCCCACTATCCGAGGGCAAATTAAAGCGCCTTTCGAGGTGTGAAGACTTCCAGGAATATTTCAGACAAGCTGACGCAACTTTGAATTTGAACCTCGCCGATAAATTACCGGACACTTATCTGACAGATATTTGCAAAGATATAGACTGTCGACAGAAGAAAATTGTGATGTTTTATTTGCTAAGACTGTGCTTGGCTCAAGTTATTGAAAGTGTTATATTGTTAGATAgacttttatttttgtgtgagaaTGGTTTTCAAGATGTGTATTTGGTTAAATTGTTCGATCCGGTATTGTCTCCTAGATGTCACAGTATTGTGGCTGTTAGATAG